The following are encoded together in the Odocoileus virginianus isolate 20LAN1187 ecotype Illinois chromosome 28, Ovbor_1.2, whole genome shotgun sequence genome:
- the CARNS1 gene encoding carnosine synthase 1 isoform X2: protein MCELWPLPSVSASPPVRCLLQSCLQQAGLPETQDRSHVPRTGCPGAEVTLCILGSPSTFLSVLLEAGVQSPGNMLLCLSPAWLTKVPAPGQPGEAALLVSKAVSFHPGGLTFLDDFVPARRATYFLAGLGLGPGWGREAAELARDLTCPTGASAELARLLEDRLLTRRLLAQQGNVAVPATLAFTYKPPALLRGGDASPGLRLVELNGKEGQETLVKEEVGAFLHSEALGDALQVAVKLSGWRWRGRQALRLYPRAEQGPVVDTVLALLEKLEEEESVLVEAVCPPARLPFPGSPPPGPELALRICAVVCRTQGDRPLLSKVVCSVGRGDRPLRHQSSLPRTLEAALAQCGLAEASQAAIVRQRVKAAAEAALAAVLTLEAGLSAEQRGGRQVRTDFLGVDFALTVAGRTLTPVALEVNGGLCLEACGALEGLWAAQHLGLAAEEAAAAPLVETMLRRSARCLMEGKQLLLLGAGGVSKKFVWEAARDYGLKIHLVESDPNHFASQLVQTFIHFDVTEHRRDEENARVLAGLVRARGLQLDGCFSYWDDCLVLTALLCQELGLPCNPPAAMRLAKQKSRTQLHLLCRRGPPWPAPSLYAVPCCPLESEADVDRAVRQVPLPGVMKLEFGAGAVGVRLVKDASQCREHFSRIARDLQGEADHPGIGLGWGNAMLLMEFIEGTEHDVDLVVFGGRLLAAFVSDNGPTRLPGFTETAACMPTGLAPEQEAQLVQAAFRCCLGCGLLDGVFNVELKLTGAGPRLIEINPRMGGFYLRDWILELYGVDLLLAAAMVACGLRPALPAHPRARGHLVGVMCLVSQHLQALSSTASPETLQALHDQGLLRLNLLEEALVPGEYEEPYCSVACAGSSPAEARHRLLGLCQGLGIDGPHYPVAYFLSHFK from the exons gcTGCCCTGGGGCGGAGGTGACCTTGTGCATTCTGGGGTCCCCCAGCACCTTCCTGTCCGTGCTGCTGGAGGCTGGGGTCCAGAGCCCGG GAAACATGCTCCTTTGCCTGTCCCCCGCTTGGCTGACAAAGGTGCCAGCCCCGGGGCAGCCGGGTGAGGCAGCCCTGCTGGTCTCCAAGGCCGTGAGCTTCCACCCGGGGGGCCTGACATTCCTGGATGACTTTGTCCCCGCTCGTCGGGCCACCTACTTCCTggctggcctggggctggggcctgGCTGGGGTCGAGAGGCGGCTGAGCTCGCCCGCGACCTGACCTGCCCCACGGGAGCCTCAGCCGAGCTGGCCCGGCTGCTAGAGGACCGGCTGCTGACGAGGCGGCTGCTGGCTCAGCAGGGCAACGTGGCCGTGCCAGCTACCCTGGCTTTCACCTACAAGCCACCGGCACTGCTGCGGGGAGGGGATGCCAGCCCGGGACTACGGCTGGTGGAGCTGAATGGCAAAGAGGGCCAGGAGACACTGGTGAAGGAGGAAGTGGGGGCCTTTCTGCATTCCGAGGCCCTGGGTGATGCCCTGCAG GTGGCCGTGAAGCTCAGTGGCTGGcgctggagagggaggcaggcctTGCGTCTGTATCCACGAGCTGAGCAGGGCCCAGTGGTGGACACAGTGCTGGCGTTGCTGGAGAAACTGGAAGAGGAGGAGAGTGTCCTGGTGGAGGCTGTCTGCCCACCTGCCCGGCTCCCCTTTCCAG GCAGCCCTCCCCCTGGCCCTGAGCTGGCCCTGAGGATCTGTGCGGTGGTGTGTCGGACACAGGGTGACAGGCCCCTGCTGAGCAAG GTGGTATGCAGCGTGGGCCGTGGGGACCGGCCTCTGCGACATCAGAGCTCCTTGCCCCGGACGCTGGAGGCGGCGCTGGCCCAGTGCGGCCTGGCGGAGGCTTCTCAGGCGGCAATCGTGCGGCAGCGCGTCAAGGCGGCGGCCGAGGCGGCGCTCGCCGCCGTGCTGACCCTGGAGGCCGGCCTGAGCGCTGAGCAGCGCGGAGGACGCCAGGTCCGAACTGACTTCCTCG GGGTGGACTTCGCCTTGACGGTGGCCGGTCGTACGCTGACCCCCGTGGCCCTGGAGGTGAACGGAGGCCTGTGTCTGGAAGCATGTGGCGCGCTAGAGGGGCTATGGGCAGCGCAGCACCTGGGCCTGGCGGCCGAGGAGGCGGCGGCCGCGCCGCTGGTGGAGACGATGCTGCGGCGTTCGGCGCGCTGCCTCATGGAGGgaaagcagctgctgctgctcggCGCGGGCGGCGTCAGCAAGAAGTTCGTGTGGGAGGCGGCGCGCGACTACGGGCTCAAG ATACACCTGGTGGAGTCGGACCCCAACCACTTTGCATCCCAGCTGGTGCAGACCTTCATCCACTTCGACGTCACGGAGCACCGGCGGGATGAGGAGAACGCCCGGGTGCTGGCGGGGCTGGTGCGGGCACGCGGCCTGCAGCTCGATGGCTGCTTTTCCTACTGGGATGACTGCCTGGTGCTCACAGCCTTGCTCTGCCAGGAGCTGGGCCTGCCCTGCAACCCGCCGGCCGCCATGCGCCTGGCCAAGCAGAAGAGCCGCACCCAGCTGCACCTGTTGTGCCGCCGTGGCCCACCCTGGCCCGCGCCCTCCCTCTATGCTGTGCCCTGCTGTCCACTGGAGAGTGAGGCCGATGTGGACAGGGCTGTCCGCCAGGTGCCCCTGCCAGGCGTCATGAAGCTAGAGTTCGGGGCTGGCGCGGTGGGTGTGCGGCTGGTGAAGGATGCCTCGCAGTGCCGCGAGCACTTTTCCCGGATCGCCCGAGACCTGCAGGGCGAGGCTGACCACCCAGGCATTGGGTTGGGCTGGGGCAATGCCATGCTGCTGATGGAGTTCATCGAGGGCACGGAACATGATGTGGATCTGGTGGTGTTCGGCGGGCGACTGCTGGCTGCCTTCGTCTCTGACAACGGCCCCACGCGGCTGCCTGGCTTCACTGAGACCGCAGCCTGCATGCCCACTGGGCTGGCCCCAGAGCAGGAGGCACAGCTGGTGCAGGCCGCCTTCCGCTGTTGCCTGGGTTGTGGGCTGCTGGACGGGGTCTTCAACGTGGAGCTCAAGCTGACCGGGGCTGGGCCGCGGCTCATTGAGATCAACCCCCGCATGGGCGGCTTCTACCTGCGAGACTGGATCCTGGAGCTTTACGGTGTGGACCTGCTGCTGGCTGCGGCTATGGTGGCCTGTGGCCTGCGACCTGCCCTGCCCGCCCACCCCCGCGCCCGGGGCCACCTGGTGGGTGTCATGTGCCTGGTGTCCCAGCACCTGCAGGCGCTGAGTTCCACCGCCAGCCCCGAGACCCTGCAGGCTCTTCACGACCAGGGCCTGCTGCGCCTCAATCTGCTGGAGGAGGCCCTGGTGCCTGGCGAATACGAGGAGCCCTACTGCAGTGTGGCCTGTGCTGGGTCCAGCCCGGCCGAGGCCCGTCACCGCCTTCTGGGCCTCTGCCAGGGCCTGGGCATCGATGGGCCCCACTACCCCGTTGCCTACTTCTTGTCCCACTTCAAATAG
- the CARNS1 gene encoding carnosine synthase 1 isoform X3, which yields MLLCLSPAWLTKVPAPGQPGEAALLVSKAVSFHPGGLTFLDDFVPARRATYFLAGLGLGPGWGREAAELARDLTCPTGASAELARLLEDRLLTRRLLAQQGNVAVPATLAFTYKPPALLRGGDASPGLRLVELNGKEGQETLVKEEVGAFLHSEALGDALQVAVKLSGWRWRGRQALRLYPRAEQGPVVDTVLALLEKLEEEESVLVEAVCPPARLPFPGSPPPGPELALRICAVVCRTQGDRPLLSKVVCSVGRGDRPLRHQSSLPRTLEAALAQCGLAEASQAAIVRQRVKAAAEAALAAVLTLEAGLSAEQRGGRQVRTDFLGVDFALTVAGRTLTPVALEVNGGLCLEACGALEGLWAAQHLGLAAEEAAAAPLVETMLRRSARCLMEGKQLLLLGAGGVSKKFVWEAARDYGLKIHLVESDPNHFASQLVQTFIHFDVTEHRRDEENARVLAGLVRARGLQLDGCFSYWDDCLVLTALLCQELGLPCNPPAAMRLAKQKSRTQLHLLCRRGPPWPAPSLYAVPCCPLESEADVDRAVRQVPLPGVMKLEFGAGAVGVRLVKDASQCREHFSRIARDLQGEADHPGIGLGWGNAMLLMEFIEGTEHDVDLVVFGGRLLAAFVSDNGPTRLPGFTETAACMPTGLAPEQEAQLVQAAFRCCLGCGLLDGVFNVELKLTGAGPRLIEINPRMGGFYLRDWILELYGVDLLLAAAMVACGLRPALPAHPRARGHLVGVMCLVSQHLQALSSTASPETLQALHDQGLLRLNLLEEALVPGEYEEPYCSVACAGSSPAEARHRLLGLCQGLGIDGPHYPVAYFLSHFK from the exons ATGCTCCTTTGCCTGTCCCCCGCTTGGCTGACAAAGGTGCCAGCCCCGGGGCAGCCGGGTGAGGCAGCCCTGCTGGTCTCCAAGGCCGTGAGCTTCCACCCGGGGGGCCTGACATTCCTGGATGACTTTGTCCCCGCTCGTCGGGCCACCTACTTCCTggctggcctggggctggggcctgGCTGGGGTCGAGAGGCGGCTGAGCTCGCCCGCGACCTGACCTGCCCCACGGGAGCCTCAGCCGAGCTGGCCCGGCTGCTAGAGGACCGGCTGCTGACGAGGCGGCTGCTGGCTCAGCAGGGCAACGTGGCCGTGCCAGCTACCCTGGCTTTCACCTACAAGCCACCGGCACTGCTGCGGGGAGGGGATGCCAGCCCGGGACTACGGCTGGTGGAGCTGAATGGCAAAGAGGGCCAGGAGACACTGGTGAAGGAGGAAGTGGGGGCCTTTCTGCATTCCGAGGCCCTGGGTGATGCCCTGCAG GTGGCCGTGAAGCTCAGTGGCTGGcgctggagagggaggcaggcctTGCGTCTGTATCCACGAGCTGAGCAGGGCCCAGTGGTGGACACAGTGCTGGCGTTGCTGGAGAAACTGGAAGAGGAGGAGAGTGTCCTGGTGGAGGCTGTCTGCCCACCTGCCCGGCTCCCCTTTCCAG GCAGCCCTCCCCCTGGCCCTGAGCTGGCCCTGAGGATCTGTGCGGTGGTGTGTCGGACACAGGGTGACAGGCCCCTGCTGAGCAAG GTGGTATGCAGCGTGGGCCGTGGGGACCGGCCTCTGCGACATCAGAGCTCCTTGCCCCGGACGCTGGAGGCGGCGCTGGCCCAGTGCGGCCTGGCGGAGGCTTCTCAGGCGGCAATCGTGCGGCAGCGCGTCAAGGCGGCGGCCGAGGCGGCGCTCGCCGCCGTGCTGACCCTGGAGGCCGGCCTGAGCGCTGAGCAGCGCGGAGGACGCCAGGTCCGAACTGACTTCCTCG GGGTGGACTTCGCCTTGACGGTGGCCGGTCGTACGCTGACCCCCGTGGCCCTGGAGGTGAACGGAGGCCTGTGTCTGGAAGCATGTGGCGCGCTAGAGGGGCTATGGGCAGCGCAGCACCTGGGCCTGGCGGCCGAGGAGGCGGCGGCCGCGCCGCTGGTGGAGACGATGCTGCGGCGTTCGGCGCGCTGCCTCATGGAGGgaaagcagctgctgctgctcggCGCGGGCGGCGTCAGCAAGAAGTTCGTGTGGGAGGCGGCGCGCGACTACGGGCTCAAG ATACACCTGGTGGAGTCGGACCCCAACCACTTTGCATCCCAGCTGGTGCAGACCTTCATCCACTTCGACGTCACGGAGCACCGGCGGGATGAGGAGAACGCCCGGGTGCTGGCGGGGCTGGTGCGGGCACGCGGCCTGCAGCTCGATGGCTGCTTTTCCTACTGGGATGACTGCCTGGTGCTCACAGCCTTGCTCTGCCAGGAGCTGGGCCTGCCCTGCAACCCGCCGGCCGCCATGCGCCTGGCCAAGCAGAAGAGCCGCACCCAGCTGCACCTGTTGTGCCGCCGTGGCCCACCCTGGCCCGCGCCCTCCCTCTATGCTGTGCCCTGCTGTCCACTGGAGAGTGAGGCCGATGTGGACAGGGCTGTCCGCCAGGTGCCCCTGCCAGGCGTCATGAAGCTAGAGTTCGGGGCTGGCGCGGTGGGTGTGCGGCTGGTGAAGGATGCCTCGCAGTGCCGCGAGCACTTTTCCCGGATCGCCCGAGACCTGCAGGGCGAGGCTGACCACCCAGGCATTGGGTTGGGCTGGGGCAATGCCATGCTGCTGATGGAGTTCATCGAGGGCACGGAACATGATGTGGATCTGGTGGTGTTCGGCGGGCGACTGCTGGCTGCCTTCGTCTCTGACAACGGCCCCACGCGGCTGCCTGGCTTCACTGAGACCGCAGCCTGCATGCCCACTGGGCTGGCCCCAGAGCAGGAGGCACAGCTGGTGCAGGCCGCCTTCCGCTGTTGCCTGGGTTGTGGGCTGCTGGACGGGGTCTTCAACGTGGAGCTCAAGCTGACCGGGGCTGGGCCGCGGCTCATTGAGATCAACCCCCGCATGGGCGGCTTCTACCTGCGAGACTGGATCCTGGAGCTTTACGGTGTGGACCTGCTGCTGGCTGCGGCTATGGTGGCCTGTGGCCTGCGACCTGCCCTGCCCGCCCACCCCCGCGCCCGGGGCCACCTGGTGGGTGTCATGTGCCTGGTGTCCCAGCACCTGCAGGCGCTGAGTTCCACCGCCAGCCCCGAGACCCTGCAGGCTCTTCACGACCAGGGCCTGCTGCGCCTCAATCTGCTGGAGGAGGCCCTGGTGCCTGGCGAATACGAGGAGCCCTACTGCAGTGTGGCCTGTGCTGGGTCCAGCCCGGCCGAGGCCCGTCACCGCCTTCTGGGCCTCTGCCAGGGCCTGGGCATCGATGGGCCCCACTACCCCGTTGCCTACTTCTTGTCCCACTTCAAATAG
- the RPS6KB2 gene encoding ribosomal protein S6 kinase beta-2 isoform X2 has product MAAVFDLDLETEEGSEGEGEPELSPADACPLAELRAAGLEPVGHYEEVELTESSVNPGPERIGPHCFELLRVLGKGNYGKVFQVRKVQGSNLGKIYAMKVLRKAKIVRNAKDTAHTRAERNILESVKHPFIVELAYAFQTGGKLYLILECLSGGELFTHLEREGIFLEDTACFYLSEITLALGHLHSQGIIYRDLKPENIMLNSQGHIKLTDFGLCKESIHEGAVTHTFCGTIEYMAPEILVRSGHNRAVDWWSLGALMYDMLTGSPPFTAENRKKTMDKIIRGKLELPPYLTPDARDLVKKFLKRNPNQRIGGGPGDAADVQRHPFFRHVNWDDLLARRVDPPFRPSLSEEDVSQFDSHFTRQTPVDSPDDTTLSESANQAFLGFTYVAPSVLDSIKEGFSFQPKLRSPRRLNSSPRTPISPLKFSPFEGFRPSPGPQELVEPPLPPLLPPPPPPPPPSTAPLPIRPPSGTKKSKRGRGRPGH; this is encoded by the exons ATGGCGGCGGTGTTTGACCTGGACCTGGAGACAGAGGAAGGCAGCGAAGGCGAGGGCGAGCCAGAGCTCAGCCCCGCG GACGCGTGTCCTCTCGCGGAGTTGAGGGCGGCTGGCCTGGA GCCTGTGGGACACTATGAGGAGGTGGAGCTGACTGAGAGCAGTGTGAACCCGGGCCCTGAGCGCATCGGTCCCCACTGCTTTGAGCTGCTGCGTGTGCTGGGCAAGGGGAACTATGGCAAG GTGTTCCAGGTGCGAAAGGTACAGGGCAGCAATCTGGGCAAAATATATGCCATGAAAGTCCTGAGGAAG GCCAAAATTGTGCGCAACGCCAAGGACACGGCACACACGAGGGCTGAGCGGAACATTCTGGAGTCGGTGAAGCACCCCTTCATTGTGGAACTGGCCTACGCCTTCCAGACTGGCGGCAAACTTTACCTCATCCTTGAGTGCCTCAGCG GCGGTGAGCTTTTCACGCACCTGGAGCGGGAAGGCATCTTCCTAGAAGACACGGCCTG TTTCTACCTGTCAGAGATCACACTGGCCCTGGGCCATCTCCACTCCCAAGGCATCATCTACCGGGACCTCAAACCTGAAAACATCATGCTCAACAGCCAGG GCCACATCAAACTGACGGACTTCGGCCTCTGCAAGGAGTCGATCCACGAGGGCGCCGTGACCCACACCTTCTGCGGCACCATCGAGTACAT GGCCCCTGAGATTCTGGTGCGCAGTGGCCACAACCGGGCGGTGGACTGGTGGAGCTTGGGGGCCCTGATGTACGACATGCTCACTGGATCG ccGCCCTTCACTGCAGAGAATCGGAAGAAAACCATGGACAAGATCATCAGAGGGAAGCTGGAGCTGCCCCCCTACCTCACCCCGGACGCTCGGGATCTTGTCAAAAAG TTTCTGAAGAGGAATCCTAACCAGCGGATTGGAGGGGGCCCCGGGGATGCTGCTGATGTGCAG AGGCACCCCTTCTTCCGGCACGTTAATTGGGACGACCTCCTGGCCCGCCGTGTGGACCCCCCTTTCCGGCCTTCCCTG TCAGAGGAGGATGTGAGTCAGTTTGACTCCCACTTCACGAGGCAGACGCCGGTGGACAGTCCAGACGATACGACGCTGAGTGAGAGTGCCAACCAGGCCTTCCTG GGCTTCACGTACGTGGCGCCCTCGGTCCTGGACAGCATCAAGGAGGGCTTCTCCTTCCAGCCCAAGCTGCGCTCCCCCAGGCGCCTCAACAGCAGCCCCCGGACCCCCATCAG CCCCCTGAAGTTCTCGCCCTTCGAGGGGTTCCGGCCCAGCCCTGGCCCACAGGAGCTCGTGGAGCCCCCGCTGCCTCCCCTGCTGCCTCCGCCaccaccgcccccgcccccgagcaccgcccccctccccatccgACCCCCCTCAGGGACCAAGAAGTCCAAGAGGGGCCGTGGGCGCCCTGGGCACTAA
- the CARNS1 gene encoding carnosine synthase 1 isoform X1, which translates to MLSLDPLGPEWDCPLGSKDLEEEEGPWGGGSGLPPPACFPGSWRHDVGLDCKGSPEGADAQAWTVYFYSLLQSCLQQAGLPETQDRSHVPRTGCPGAEVTLCILGSPSTFLSVLLEAGVQSPGNMLLCLSPAWLTKVPAPGQPGEAALLVSKAVSFHPGGLTFLDDFVPARRATYFLAGLGLGPGWGREAAELARDLTCPTGASAELARLLEDRLLTRRLLAQQGNVAVPATLAFTYKPPALLRGGDASPGLRLVELNGKEGQETLVKEEVGAFLHSEALGDALQVAVKLSGWRWRGRQALRLYPRAEQGPVVDTVLALLEKLEEEESVLVEAVCPPARLPFPGSPPPGPELALRICAVVCRTQGDRPLLSKVVCSVGRGDRPLRHQSSLPRTLEAALAQCGLAEASQAAIVRQRVKAAAEAALAAVLTLEAGLSAEQRGGRQVRTDFLGVDFALTVAGRTLTPVALEVNGGLCLEACGALEGLWAAQHLGLAAEEAAAAPLVETMLRRSARCLMEGKQLLLLGAGGVSKKFVWEAARDYGLKIHLVESDPNHFASQLVQTFIHFDVTEHRRDEENARVLAGLVRARGLQLDGCFSYWDDCLVLTALLCQELGLPCNPPAAMRLAKQKSRTQLHLLCRRGPPWPAPSLYAVPCCPLESEADVDRAVRQVPLPGVMKLEFGAGAVGVRLVKDASQCREHFSRIARDLQGEADHPGIGLGWGNAMLLMEFIEGTEHDVDLVVFGGRLLAAFVSDNGPTRLPGFTETAACMPTGLAPEQEAQLVQAAFRCCLGCGLLDGVFNVELKLTGAGPRLIEINPRMGGFYLRDWILELYGVDLLLAAAMVACGLRPALPAHPRARGHLVGVMCLVSQHLQALSSTASPETLQALHDQGLLRLNLLEEALVPGEYEEPYCSVACAGSSPAEARHRLLGLCQGLGIDGPHYPVAYFLSHFK; encoded by the exons gcTGCCCTGGGGCGGAGGTGACCTTGTGCATTCTGGGGTCCCCCAGCACCTTCCTGTCCGTGCTGCTGGAGGCTGGGGTCCAGAGCCCGG GAAACATGCTCCTTTGCCTGTCCCCCGCTTGGCTGACAAAGGTGCCAGCCCCGGGGCAGCCGGGTGAGGCAGCCCTGCTGGTCTCCAAGGCCGTGAGCTTCCACCCGGGGGGCCTGACATTCCTGGATGACTTTGTCCCCGCTCGTCGGGCCACCTACTTCCTggctggcctggggctggggcctgGCTGGGGTCGAGAGGCGGCTGAGCTCGCCCGCGACCTGACCTGCCCCACGGGAGCCTCAGCCGAGCTGGCCCGGCTGCTAGAGGACCGGCTGCTGACGAGGCGGCTGCTGGCTCAGCAGGGCAACGTGGCCGTGCCAGCTACCCTGGCTTTCACCTACAAGCCACCGGCACTGCTGCGGGGAGGGGATGCCAGCCCGGGACTACGGCTGGTGGAGCTGAATGGCAAAGAGGGCCAGGAGACACTGGTGAAGGAGGAAGTGGGGGCCTTTCTGCATTCCGAGGCCCTGGGTGATGCCCTGCAG GTGGCCGTGAAGCTCAGTGGCTGGcgctggagagggaggcaggcctTGCGTCTGTATCCACGAGCTGAGCAGGGCCCAGTGGTGGACACAGTGCTGGCGTTGCTGGAGAAACTGGAAGAGGAGGAGAGTGTCCTGGTGGAGGCTGTCTGCCCACCTGCCCGGCTCCCCTTTCCAG GCAGCCCTCCCCCTGGCCCTGAGCTGGCCCTGAGGATCTGTGCGGTGGTGTGTCGGACACAGGGTGACAGGCCCCTGCTGAGCAAG GTGGTATGCAGCGTGGGCCGTGGGGACCGGCCTCTGCGACATCAGAGCTCCTTGCCCCGGACGCTGGAGGCGGCGCTGGCCCAGTGCGGCCTGGCGGAGGCTTCTCAGGCGGCAATCGTGCGGCAGCGCGTCAAGGCGGCGGCCGAGGCGGCGCTCGCCGCCGTGCTGACCCTGGAGGCCGGCCTGAGCGCTGAGCAGCGCGGAGGACGCCAGGTCCGAACTGACTTCCTCG GGGTGGACTTCGCCTTGACGGTGGCCGGTCGTACGCTGACCCCCGTGGCCCTGGAGGTGAACGGAGGCCTGTGTCTGGAAGCATGTGGCGCGCTAGAGGGGCTATGGGCAGCGCAGCACCTGGGCCTGGCGGCCGAGGAGGCGGCGGCCGCGCCGCTGGTGGAGACGATGCTGCGGCGTTCGGCGCGCTGCCTCATGGAGGgaaagcagctgctgctgctcggCGCGGGCGGCGTCAGCAAGAAGTTCGTGTGGGAGGCGGCGCGCGACTACGGGCTCAAG ATACACCTGGTGGAGTCGGACCCCAACCACTTTGCATCCCAGCTGGTGCAGACCTTCATCCACTTCGACGTCACGGAGCACCGGCGGGATGAGGAGAACGCCCGGGTGCTGGCGGGGCTGGTGCGGGCACGCGGCCTGCAGCTCGATGGCTGCTTTTCCTACTGGGATGACTGCCTGGTGCTCACAGCCTTGCTCTGCCAGGAGCTGGGCCTGCCCTGCAACCCGCCGGCCGCCATGCGCCTGGCCAAGCAGAAGAGCCGCACCCAGCTGCACCTGTTGTGCCGCCGTGGCCCACCCTGGCCCGCGCCCTCCCTCTATGCTGTGCCCTGCTGTCCACTGGAGAGTGAGGCCGATGTGGACAGGGCTGTCCGCCAGGTGCCCCTGCCAGGCGTCATGAAGCTAGAGTTCGGGGCTGGCGCGGTGGGTGTGCGGCTGGTGAAGGATGCCTCGCAGTGCCGCGAGCACTTTTCCCGGATCGCCCGAGACCTGCAGGGCGAGGCTGACCACCCAGGCATTGGGTTGGGCTGGGGCAATGCCATGCTGCTGATGGAGTTCATCGAGGGCACGGAACATGATGTGGATCTGGTGGTGTTCGGCGGGCGACTGCTGGCTGCCTTCGTCTCTGACAACGGCCCCACGCGGCTGCCTGGCTTCACTGAGACCGCAGCCTGCATGCCCACTGGGCTGGCCCCAGAGCAGGAGGCACAGCTGGTGCAGGCCGCCTTCCGCTGTTGCCTGGGTTGTGGGCTGCTGGACGGGGTCTTCAACGTGGAGCTCAAGCTGACCGGGGCTGGGCCGCGGCTCATTGAGATCAACCCCCGCATGGGCGGCTTCTACCTGCGAGACTGGATCCTGGAGCTTTACGGTGTGGACCTGCTGCTGGCTGCGGCTATGGTGGCCTGTGGCCTGCGACCTGCCCTGCCCGCCCACCCCCGCGCCCGGGGCCACCTGGTGGGTGTCATGTGCCTGGTGTCCCAGCACCTGCAGGCGCTGAGTTCCACCGCCAGCCCCGAGACCCTGCAGGCTCTTCACGACCAGGGCCTGCTGCGCCTCAATCTGCTGGAGGAGGCCCTGGTGCCTGGCGAATACGAGGAGCCCTACTGCAGTGTGGCCTGTGCTGGGTCCAGCCCGGCCGAGGCCCGTCACCGCCTTCTGGGCCTCTGCCAGGGCCTGGGCATCGATGGGCCCCACTACCCCGTTGCCTACTTCTTGTCCCACTTCAAATAG
- the RPS6KB2 gene encoding ribosomal protein S6 kinase beta-2 isoform X1, translated as MAAVFDLDLETEEGSEGEGEPELSPADACPLAELRAAGLEPVGHYEEVELTESSVNPGPERIGPHCFELLRVLGKGNYGKVFQVRKVQGSNLGKIYAMKVLRKAKIVRNAKDTAHTRAERNILESVKHPFIVELAYAFQTGGKLYLILECLSGGELFTHLEREGIFLEDTACFYLSEITLALGHLHSQGIIYRDLKPENIMLNSQGHIKLTDFGLCKESIHEGAVTHTFCGTIEYMAPEILVRSGHNRAVDWWSLGALMYDMLTGSPPFTAENRKKTMDKIIRGKLELPPYLTPDARDLVKKFLKRNPNQRIGGGPGDAADVQRHPFFRHVNWDDLLARRVDPPFRPSLQSEEDVSQFDSHFTRQTPVDSPDDTTLSESANQAFLGFTYVAPSVLDSIKEGFSFQPKLRSPRRLNSSPRTPISPLKFSPFEGFRPSPGPQELVEPPLPPLLPPPPPPPPPSTAPLPIRPPSGTKKSKRGRGRPGH; from the exons ATGGCGGCGGTGTTTGACCTGGACCTGGAGACAGAGGAAGGCAGCGAAGGCGAGGGCGAGCCAGAGCTCAGCCCCGCG GACGCGTGTCCTCTCGCGGAGTTGAGGGCGGCTGGCCTGGA GCCTGTGGGACACTATGAGGAGGTGGAGCTGACTGAGAGCAGTGTGAACCCGGGCCCTGAGCGCATCGGTCCCCACTGCTTTGAGCTGCTGCGTGTGCTGGGCAAGGGGAACTATGGCAAG GTGTTCCAGGTGCGAAAGGTACAGGGCAGCAATCTGGGCAAAATATATGCCATGAAAGTCCTGAGGAAG GCCAAAATTGTGCGCAACGCCAAGGACACGGCACACACGAGGGCTGAGCGGAACATTCTGGAGTCGGTGAAGCACCCCTTCATTGTGGAACTGGCCTACGCCTTCCAGACTGGCGGCAAACTTTACCTCATCCTTGAGTGCCTCAGCG GCGGTGAGCTTTTCACGCACCTGGAGCGGGAAGGCATCTTCCTAGAAGACACGGCCTG TTTCTACCTGTCAGAGATCACACTGGCCCTGGGCCATCTCCACTCCCAAGGCATCATCTACCGGGACCTCAAACCTGAAAACATCATGCTCAACAGCCAGG GCCACATCAAACTGACGGACTTCGGCCTCTGCAAGGAGTCGATCCACGAGGGCGCCGTGACCCACACCTTCTGCGGCACCATCGAGTACAT GGCCCCTGAGATTCTGGTGCGCAGTGGCCACAACCGGGCGGTGGACTGGTGGAGCTTGGGGGCCCTGATGTACGACATGCTCACTGGATCG ccGCCCTTCACTGCAGAGAATCGGAAGAAAACCATGGACAAGATCATCAGAGGGAAGCTGGAGCTGCCCCCCTACCTCACCCCGGACGCTCGGGATCTTGTCAAAAAG TTTCTGAAGAGGAATCCTAACCAGCGGATTGGAGGGGGCCCCGGGGATGCTGCTGATGTGCAG AGGCACCCCTTCTTCCGGCACGTTAATTGGGACGACCTCCTGGCCCGCCGTGTGGACCCCCCTTTCCGGCCTTCCCTG CAGTCAGAGGAGGATGTGAGTCAGTTTGACTCCCACTTCACGAGGCAGACGCCGGTGGACAGTCCAGACGATACGACGCTGAGTGAGAGTGCCAACCAGGCCTTCCTG GGCTTCACGTACGTGGCGCCCTCGGTCCTGGACAGCATCAAGGAGGGCTTCTCCTTCCAGCCCAAGCTGCGCTCCCCCAGGCGCCTCAACAGCAGCCCCCGGACCCCCATCAG CCCCCTGAAGTTCTCGCCCTTCGAGGGGTTCCGGCCCAGCCCTGGCCCACAGGAGCTCGTGGAGCCCCCGCTGCCTCCCCTGCTGCCTCCGCCaccaccgcccccgcccccgagcaccgcccccctccccatccgACCCCCCTCAGGGACCAAGAAGTCCAAGAGGGGCCGTGGGCGCCCTGGGCACTAA